The Arachis ipaensis cultivar K30076 chromosome B05, Araip1.1, whole genome shotgun sequence nucleotide sequence CAAAACGACGTAGTTTTTAGGTATAGGAACTTATTTGtccaatttttgaaaggtttaattattctgttgatccttatagtttcgcaaaattttcaattaagtccttatactttttttcttttaattgagtccttgcaccgaattttttttaattgggtccctacactttttttctttttatttaggtccttataccaattcttttttttagttgggtccctataaaattaagtcaattactactaagagggacttaattgaaaaaaaaattagtgcatggacccaattaaaaagaaaaaaagtatagagacttaattgaaaatttcacgaaactataaggaccaatgaagtaattaaacctttttgaaagtaTCCTTCTGGTCAGCAGTCCACGTATCAACCAGTCATGCCATGTCATCAGAACGGAGCCACGTCAGACTTTTTCATTGGATCTAACGGAGACAATGGCACGGAGAGACTCATCCGTCCAAGATTTGTGAaggtcaaaaatttaaaaatatttttaaatgcgCATAGACAAAAATGTCCACGGACCAAAAGTCAGACACGTATTCGTCCTTTACTCAAAAGAAAAAATCAGAGAAAATCGTGTGACTCCGGTTCGCTGCGTAATTGAACTGCGTAGTCCTTCTCTCCTCCTCCATTCCTTTCTTCCTTGCTTGCGTCTCTCTCTGCTCACACAACACAAACTCACAATCACCGTCACAATCACACTCTCTTCAGTTTCACCTCTCTTGTCTACTCCTTCTTATAACCCGTCATAATCACCATAATAATTTCAACTAAACTACACACTTCATTTCATTCATGGGTATTACCCAcatgttcttcttcttccctcaaGCTTCAATTTTTCAGCTTCCACTCAAACCTTAAAGCCTCCACTAACCGAAGAACAAAACCGTTATTGAAACCGCAACAAGTACACAGTGCCCCAACTTACCACATGGGATTGGGATTAATAACCACCCAAGCAACGACCAAATCCCAGGTAGCCTTTCATGGagtcatcatcatcaacatcatcatcatcgacAAGAAGAACAACATCAACCGAAATAACATCAACATCGTTGATGGCGATACAGAATTCCTTCGACTCCGTTTATTCCCGCTACGCACGAGAGGCGCTCGACGAATTGCCTGGTAACTTCACCATCACCGACCCATCAATCCCAGGCCACCCAATCATCTTTGCCAGCCAAGGCTTCCTCAAGATGACCGGTTACGACCGAGACGAGGTTGTCGGAAGAGGTGGGGCCATGTTCCAAGGTGATAGAACTTCTAGAAGGTCGGTGATGGAGGTCAGGGAGGCCGTTAGGAATGACCGGAGCTGCCAGGTCAGCTTGCTTAACTACCGCAAGGATGGGACACCCTTTTGGATGCTCTTTCATGTGAGTCCTGTTTTTGGAAGGGATGGTGGCCGGGTTGTTCACTTTGTGGCGGTTCAGGTTCCTTTGGAAGGGAGAAGGCTGAGGAGGCGACGGTCTATTGGGTGCCGGAGAGGTAGCGCCGATGACGGTGGTAGTGGCGATTATGTTCTCGGGTGTTGTAGGAAGGAGGTGTGCAATGATAACAGCTTGGAGGTTGAGTTAGTTTCTTCCATGGATCACGGGTTGGACCATGATACTAGAGGTTTGTGTTCTGGGTTCAAGCAATGCTACATAGTTAGAATTTTTGTTATTTGAAAATTAGGATTTTACTAACGAGCGTTTATAAAGTAACTGGTTAAGGAGTCAAAATTAGAATGTTTTGTTAtaaatgcaaaaaattatgatcaAACCTGTGAATTCTTTTCCTGAGGGCACTCATTATTTAGATTATCATAATGGTGGAATGAAAAAAAAGTTCTTTGATTAAAGACTGAAAAGCTTTTACTTTGtagtagttttttatttttatttttttctataaattagaTTTTAGGGTATGTGAAAGTAGTAGAACTTGTTTCACATAAATGTTTGGTTGAGGTAGGATTAGGAAGGTTCCTTATCTCCTGGAGTTTGTTGAAATTCCTGAGGACGTATAACTTTTGTACTCTTGTGGCCAGTGGGGGATTTGTGTCACGGGATCTAAATGACCCGAACGTGCGGCATACCTGATAGGAtacttttatgaaaaaaaaaacttcatTAAATTGTTGAATGCTTCACGTTCATGCACTGTTTGGTACTTCTGTTCTGGTTGATATACTTTGGTAGCTCTTGGCTTTGTAACTGTCAGTTTCTGTGGTGACCCTTTGGCAAAAAGCCTCCCCCCCTTCCTTTCTGTTTCTTTTAGTTAATAAAAATTCTCTGATTGATCATTGATTGTCCTCTTGTTGGGGGGAATTGCCTATGATACCCTCGTGAACAGTGCTTCAAGTAATTTGGTAATGTCcaaatttaatttgtattttctaTTATTAATCATGGTGAATTCATCaaatgaagatttgaattttgatgaatGGTGTATGTTATGACATGCAGTCATCTGGTTCATATAGCCAAATCACTTAGTAGGATGAGGCTTAGCTACTAATCTAGTATTTTTATGTTATCTAT carries:
- the LOC107643404 gene encoding protein TWIN LOV 1 isoform X2, whose protein sequence is MESSSSTSSSSTRRTTSTEITSTSLMAIQNSFDSVYSRYAREALDELPGNFTITDPSIPGHPIIFASQGFLKMTGYDRDEVVGRGGAMFQGDRTSRRSVMEVREAVRNDRSCQVSLLNYRKDGTPFWMLFHVSPVFGRDGGRVVHFVAVQVPLEGRRLRRRRSIGCRRGSADDGGSGDYVLGCCRKEVCNDNSLEVELVSSMDHGLDHDTRELDSDKPCEATDDEKRSAMVAMDNIFSVLTHYSESTGRLFSRRTNPHLPDMPIVYASDAFLNLTGYARDEVLGRNCRFLGGPDTDDSTLYLIRESIKNEQPCTVRILNYRKDRSSFWNLLHISPVRDASGKVAYYVGVQIEDECKNEDRQGLSPEKRQLSVVGVVKVAVRSLSMHAGSSKS
- the LOC107643404 gene encoding protein TWIN LOV 1 isoform X1, translating into MESSSSTSSSSTRRTTSTEITSTSLMAIQNSFDSVYSRYAREALDELPGNFTITDPSIPGHPIIFASQGFLKMTGYDRDEVVGRGGAMFQGDRTSRRSVMEVREAVRNDRSCQVSLLNYRKDGTPFWMLFHVSPVFGRDGGRVVHFVAVQVPLEGRRLRRRRSIGCRRGSADDGGSGDYVLGCCRKEVCNDNSLEVELVSSMDHGLDHDTRELDSDKPCEATDDEKRSAMVAMDNIFSVLTHYSESTGRLVCRKRCSIPDMGLLSTSLIISLGRIKQSFVLTNPHLPDMPIVYASDAFLNLTGYARDEVLGRNCRFLGGPDTDDSTLYLIRESIKNEQPCTVRILNYRKDRSSFWNLLHISPVRDASGKVAYYVGVQIEDECKNEDRQGLSPEKRQLSVVGVVKVAVRSLSMHAGSSKS